The nucleotide window GGAGCGGCGGCGGGTCCAGGTGGCGTAGTCGGCGACGCGGATGATGTCGGCGTCGGTCATGTAGGCGGCTTTCACGCGGTTGGGGATGCCGCCTTCGGCGATGAGGTAGCCCTCGCCCTGGTTGTTCGGGTCGATGCTGTTGGAGGAGAAGCCGCGGGCGTACCAGCCGTGTCCGAGCACGATGTCGGAGGACACGTCGTTGGTGCAGCGGCCGGCGAAGCGCCACGCGAACAGGTCCCGCAGTGACGGCGGGATGATGTCTGAGGACGGGCGTTGAGTCGCGGCGGCGACGATGATGCCGACGGCGCGGCCCCGGGCGACGATGTCGCGCAGCAGCGCGGCGAACAGGTCCTGGTCTTTCTTGTCTCCGGCGGTGGCGGAGAAGTACGCGATCTCGTCGCAGGCCACGAGGATCTGACCGAACAGGTCGTTCGGGCCGATCTTCCGGCGGCGGTGCGACAGCAGGAACGCATACCGGTTGTCCATCACCGTCTGGACGCGGCGCAGGGTGCGGATGGCGTGGTCGATGTCGGGGCCGACGAACACGTCGGCGGCGTCCTTCCACAAACCCAGCTCGACCTGCTTGCCATCCAGCAGGCACAGCCGAACGTCCGGGCACAGGGCCGCGTGCCCGACGATGGTGTTCAACAGGCTGGACTTGCCCGCGCCGGGTTCACCGCCGATGAGGATGTTGCGGTAGATCATCGGCAGGTAGGCCGGGTGGCCGAACTCGTCAATGCCGAGGAAGACCGGGTCGAAGATGGACAGGCCCGCGCCGACCGGCACCGTCTGCGGCGCGTCTGGCTGCGGGGGCAGTTCGATGGTGTCCGTGAGATCCATGGCAGGGCTCCCGGGGTCGGTTGACACCTACGTGTCAAAGCGGGTGGGGGAGGGAAGGGGCGCGGACTCTCGACCCGTCAGGGGTGCTTGATCCGCGCCGTCCCGGTGCTTAGGCGTAGTCGGAGGGGTCGAACCCGTTCGGGCTCGTCGTGGTAGTGGGGTTGCGCGGCTTGCGCTGGCGGGGCGCATCGAGTGATGCGGGGACCGGCTGATCAGGTACGTCGGGCAGGTCCAGGCCGACGGGCGGCATGCCCGGTGAGGTGGGGGCGTTGGCCGGGATGTCCGTGGGGACGTAGTCCGGCAGCGGCGACACGACCGTGTGCGCCAGAGGTTCGCGGCGGGTGATGTCGATGCGGATCAGTGCGGCGTACTTGCGGCCGGCGCGCATGACGCGGACCTCGTTGGCCCAGCACGCCACGGCAAGCTTCTGCATCTGGCCGTCCTGCTCCAGATCCCGCAGGGACAGACCGGGTCGCAGCCACACCCAGACCCGTTCACCGGCTGGAGTCGGCTTGGCGAGCAGGATCAGCGGCAGTGAGCCGTGCCGGTTGGTGGCGATGAACGCCGCGAAGCACAACCGCAGCCGGTGCCGCACGATCAGGCACCAGGCCCAAGCCATGACCCGACGGCGCACAGGTGCGATCGCGGCGGGGACGCCGACGACCAGGGCGACGATGAGCAGCGAGCCCCACAGCGGGGTCGACTGCATCAGCGTGGTCCAGCCGTAGACGACGGCCAGTCCGAGCAGGATCTCCGGCAGCCAGTGCCAGAACACGCGGAGCACGGGCCACGCCACGATCAGCGCGAACAGCACCGCGCCGAGCACCGCGCCGAGGACGACGCCGAGAAGACCACCCAGGATCGGGTGCATGTACTCCGAGGCCACCGTGGCGGCCAGAAGGCCGACCACACCGAGGGTGACCCAGAACGCGATGGTGGCCCGACGACGGTACGAGCGGGCAACCGGCGCTTCGATGACAGTGACTTGACCCCCACGGTTCGACCAGCCGAACGGGGACCTCTGGCTAGACTTGGACACGACAAGTCCTCCCTACCTAGGGACCTTGTTGGACAGGACGCGGGGTCGCAGACGACGCCAATCAACGGCGACCCCGTGTCCACCTCTTCGCTTCTGTGGAGCCGAACAGGAACACCCGCCGCTAGACGGTGGCGGTGTCCATCGCGGTCAGCGCCGAAGCCCGAAACGCGACACCCGAGCGGACCTTGCCGTCGCGGTCGTTGACCCAGGGCAGCGCCTCCAGGTTCACCGGCACGACCGGCTGACGAACCGTGACCGCCGGCATCACCGGGCTGACCACCGTCACGTTGATGACCTCAGCGCTACCGTCCGCGAGGGCGTAGAGCTGCACCGCCCACATCGGGGCCTTCGTCTCCCGGTCAAACTTCTGCTGACCCGACTGGTCCAGCTTCGGAACCGGGTTCACCGCGACCTCGTACGACACCCGCGAGGTGTCCAGCAGCAGACGTCCCATGACTGACTCCCTTCAACTAGGGCTCGCTCACCTTGAGCGATTGCCCGTGTTCGATGGAGTCAGCGTAGCCCGTACAAAAGTACGTGTCTAGTACTTGAGTACGGGTCATCGATCAAACCCTCGATACGAAGAAGGGCGCCCCGCTGTGGGACGCCCTTCGGTGCAGCTCGGAACATGTGACGGTAGCTAGGCCACTCCTACGCGGCGAGCCAAGGCTGCCAGTCGGTCGGAGGGGACGGGTTCCATCCGTACAAGGTCGGAAACCATCGTCTCGACCACCGGGTGTCCCTTGACCTGCTCCGGGGTTAGCGCTTCGGCCTGCTCAAGCGCATCGACCGCCTCAGAGACCCTGCGACGCTGAGTCCATGCGCGTGCCACGTACATGAGGAGCCGAGCCTGCCGCTCAGGCGATAGGCCGGACGAGTCGATCCGCTCCGCCGTCCGGAGCGCAGAACCGGCGTCGCCGAGTTCGACTGCCACCGCGACCTCGTGTAGCTGGACATTCGTGGGGCCAAACTCGGTCTCGTAATCGTTGCGGTCGCCCCCCAGGAGCTGAGCTGCCTCTCGCGCTACTCCGAGATACTCGTGAGCCCTCTGGTCATCTCCCATCCGCGCAGAGGCCACAGCCAGTTGCAGATTCAGCGCGCCGAACAGAGACGCAGCCGCGGGCTTGTCCGCCGATACCTCGGACTCAAGCGCTGCCGCAGACGACGATGCAGCACTTATGACCTGCTCGAATTGCCGCCCGCCCTGAAACACCAGCGCAAGGCGGAAGGTTCCAGCGGCGACCAACAACGGGTCTCCGACCTGCTCCGCAACGAGCAACGCCCGA belongs to Micromonospora ureilytica and includes:
- a CDS encoding FtsK/SpoIIIE domain-containing protein; the protein is MDLTDTIELPPQPDAPQTVPVGAGLSIFDPVFLGIDEFGHPAYLPMIYRNILIGGEPGAGKSSLLNTIVGHAALCPDVRLCLLDGKQVELGLWKDAADVFVGPDIDHAIRTLRRVQTVMDNRYAFLLSHRRRKIGPNDLFGQILVACDEIAYFSATAGDKKDQDLFAALLRDIVARGRAVGIIVAAATQRPSSDIIPPSLRDLFAWRFAGRCTNDVSSDIVLGHGWYARGFSSNSIDPNNQGEGYLIAEGGIPNRVKAAYMTDADIIRVADYATWTRRRSGLVAPADLRTAA
- a CDS encoding helix-turn-helix domain-containing protein, which codes for MPDSNEQGRLIATRRQKRGLSQREFAEMIGRSEAWLSQVERGVRSIDRVSILERIAGALGIPMAELAPGTADPESAEVPSAAAALRSVLSTSYLMAAILGKDRELPLPQTAERADLCWTYAHAARYEDLAELLRGLLPDLERATRSAKGEARKTYLSELASVYHALSAALSKLGQHEAAWVAIDRALLVAEQVGDPLLVAAGTFRLALVFQGGRQFEQVISAASSSAAALESEVSADKPAAASLFGALNLQLAVASARMGDDQRAHEYLGVAREAAQLLGGDRNDYETEFGPTNVQLHEVAVAVELGDAGSALRTAERIDSSGLSPERQARLLMYVARAWTQRRRVSEAVDALEQAEALTPEQVKGHPVVETMVSDLVRMEPVPSDRLAALARRVGVA